Genomic DNA from Paenibacillus sp. MBLB1832:
TTCGAGATCAAACGGAGATTTCAATAGGCTGAACGTCATGACGAGAGGGAGAGGTGAGGCGATTTGACCCGAAAAATAGCTCGAATCGCCATCTTGCTCGATCGGCGGGCAGCAATGCGCCGGTGGGCCTACGGTTTGAACGTTTTCGACCGCTGGGTCGGCGAAATGTTAGCGCATGCCGGCTTGCCGTTTGAGTGGCTGGATGAAACGAGGCAAGTGCTAGAGCAAGGAATTGATATTGTAATCGCAGCTTTGCCTGGAGAGGAACAAGATGATTTGGACACGTTGATGCGGTTTGCGGCACGTGGCGGTATTGTGATCTCCTATGGTGGCTTGAATGGGCTTGCGCGGAGCCTCGGCTTTCGGCGCTGCGGCTCTATCGGGCCGGGGTATGCCAGCATGCCGTTTGTGCATGCGGAAGATCGGCCATTACGTTTTCTGGCAGCCGAGCCGTGGGCATTAAGAGACGATTCTCCAAAGACGCATCAGGCTTTTGGTGAGCTTTACTTATCTCCTCCCAGTAGACAAAGTGTTAGTCAGACGCCTTTAGCGACGCTGCTGCAAATTCCGGTTGATCGCGGCAGAATTGAGCGATGGTCCGTCCGTGTTGCCGATACACTTGTCGGGCTGCAGCAAGGTCTCAGTCCTCTGTTAGAGGACGGCGCACCGGCTGCGGACGGCACTGCAGGTTTAGATGATGGATTGCTCAAAGCCGAGGATACGATAACGCTTGATTGGCAGCACGATCGCGTGCAAACGGAGACGGGTGCGACATACTTTGCTTATCCATACGCCGATTTGTGGAAGGAGTCGATCATTGGCCATTTACTCCGAAGCGCTCTCTCCATCGGACGGACACTTCCATTTATCGCGTACTGGCCTGACGGCGTTGGGCAGGTCGCATTAATTTCTCATGACAGTGACCGCAATCACGATGAGGATGCGATCACGACTCTTCGTGAGCTGGCAGATTGCGGGGTTACGAGTACCTGGTGCATGATGAAGCCCGGGTACAGCGTATCTCTGTATGATGGTATTCAGAAGGCGGGGCATGAGTTAGCCCTCCATTTCAATGCCAATGAGAATGAAGGAGGAAGCTGGTCAGAAGCGGCGTTTCAGCGTCAACACGAATGGTTTGTGCGAACGGTCGGCAATGGGGCTGTGGTAAGCAATAAAAATCATTTTACGCGCTTCGAGGGTTGGGGCGAACTGTATCGATGGTGCGAAGCTTGCGGACTTGCAAGTGATCAAACACGGGGGCCGAGCAAGCGGGGAACCGTCGGTTTTTTATTCGGTACCTGTCATCCTTATTTCCCTATAGCGTGGTCGGATGAGCAAAATCGATTGTACAATGTACTAGAAATCGGATTTTTATCGCAGGACCTTGGCTCTTTCACCGATTTCAGCGTTGTTGTACCGCTTTTACGTCAGGTTGCGAGAGTCCACGGCGTCGCTCATTTTTTATTTCATCAAGGACGCATTCACAGCGATCCGGCTGTGCGGAATTCCTTGCACAGATTCGTTCTGACGGCCAAGGAAGAAGGCTTTGATTTTTGGACTGGCAAAGCGATCGTTGAATGGCTGCAGCTACGCCGCAGCTTTACTATTATTGGACGAGATGCAAACGGCGATGTTTTACTACGTGGTGATGATTCGGGTACAACGGTACCTCGCTTCGTCGTCTGGGAACCGCTGGACGAGGGAGAGTGTAAAAGCATTGACGATCATCTGACTGAGCTCCGATTCGGCGTTGACTGTAAACGAAGCTCGTATATCATTTCTGGAAAGGGATCTGTGCCAGGCCGCAGCTGACAAATGAGAATAGGAGGATGGCAATGGCGGAGTATCGGAATTTTGATTATCCCGTCTATCTTGTTCCAGAAAGGGAGGAGGAAGCGGAGTGGTCTTCACCTTTCGTGGTTGCAGATCAGCAGTTTCGAGGGAGCAAAGCTCAGCTTGAACGCTCTGAGCACCGAATCGCTTTCATGGCTTTTACGAGTGGCAATGAAATTAGGATTAAGGTACGGTACGAAACAGAAGGCGGGGAAATCGCCATTCAATTCGACCGTGGAGCAACAAAACGGAAAAGGCACAATATGTTCGAGATCAAGCTTCTGCCGGATGAAAGCGTCCAGTACCTAGAGCACCGGTATGAAGTAGAGGTTCTTTCGCTACCCCCGTTTATCAAGGTATCGCGGAGTACGGTCGGGGCCGATCCAATCGCCGAGCTTGTAGTTCCAATGGAGCATTTGCGCATCGGCAGTGCAAATGAGAGGATTGTCGGTTTTAATGTCGTACGAACGCTGGAAACGCAAGGAACAAACAATTTGAGCGGAACGTTCATCTCTTGGTCCGGGGTTCGCGGAGACCGGCCTGCAAGTGGCATCGGTACTGGGAACTTATTGCTGACGCACGGACTTAATCAGGATGAAATTGGTCATTGGGCATCCAAAGCGGGAGAGGCAGGCAGCCTATTTTTTACCCGGTGGGAAAAGCGGCATATTCCGCAGCGCATTTACGACTTGATGGCAATAAAAAGGCGCGGATTGACTGGGAGGCTTAACGCTGACGATCTTCAAGTGTCGCGTGCGAATGCTGAACAGACGTCATGGGGACAAGGAATTCGCTCTACCGTGCTGGAGGTAGCCGATTATTGGGCAGCGAAATCCGATGACGAGCTGTTTGCGCTCGTTCCGGACGGGAATCCTCGAGCGCTATCAGTTGGTCAATTTTTTGGCGACCCGCTGCATGGCGGCAAACGAACCGCTTTTGAGCTATGTCTGGAACGTCCCTATCACTATTACAACCCGTCGACGCGCACCTGGTGGAGCAATGGGATGACGCTCGTAAATCCAACGACCGGCGAAGAGTTAGTCCTATGGGATGACGGTCGCGGCTTCGTCGCGCCGGACGGTTTTCCCGTTCCAGGAGCCCGATATATGTTCACAGCCTCATACCGGCTATTTCTTTGGTCGATGCTCCTTGGCAAGCCATATTGCGCTGTACTGACGGATACGTCTGTTTGTCCGGAGACTACTGGTGACCGGTTCGCAGCCGCCATCCCGAATCTGGCTTTTGCCTATCAGCTTACCCGGCAACCGATTTATGCGTACAAAGCACTCCTGCTAATCGGTCGAATGGCGGAACTTATCCCATATATGAACGGCAACTGGGGTTCCGGCTATTACGATACAGTTCAGATTTCTGAACCGACAACGACGGAGTGCCATTGGCTTGTCAATTTTTTTGAGGCGTATGATCTATTATTTGACGTTATTGAAACGCAGGAGCCGAAGCTTCAAGCATTCTTTGCCGACAAGCCCGATGCGGAGCGCCAGCGAAGGTCTGTGCCTTTCTCCATCAATAAAGCCATCCATGAGATGGTGCCGTATATTGTGTATAGCTGCGAAATCGAAAGAACGCGAAATGCCGATTGGTCGCTGCGCTATTTAAATCTTGAACTGCTAATCGCCTCCATATTTGAAAATAGCGCCCTCATGCTAGAGGTGCTAGGCAGCGGCCCTCATTCGTTGTTAGCCAAAATTCGCAATTTGTTCTTCCGTGATGGTCGTTATATTTACGACTCCTTCGGTTATTTGGCTCAAATCGGCGAGCAGGTGGCGCTGCTGGCGAACAATAATTACCGATTTCTCAATGCTAGTTATGCGACAAGCGGTATCGATATGTTCGAGGATCCCCGATATGGTATACGATCTGTCATCGAATTCACCGTAAACACAATGTGTGGGCAGCTGAATCCGATGTTCGGTGATACCCTTGCCGACAACGCGGAGCCGATAGATCCGAGCAGAGCAGCCGGAGGGATTCGATACAGCCCCGCCTACGACATTGCATTCCGAAGAATGCCTTCCCTGCGCAAACAGCTCGGTGCGCTGCTGGCAAATCTTTCGGAGCAAGATCTGCTTACGGCGAGGATCCAGAGCGTGGAACGTACGAACGTGAAGCATGCGCTCCTGTTATTAGCGACGGCGCCGAATCAAGCTGAACTGTCAGCCTTTTCGGACGACAGAGGCAGTGGTGCCGGACGTGTACCTAGATCCTACTTGGCACAGGACTCGCAGATTAGCGTGCTGCGAGCAGGTTCCGACTCAAGGACTTGCAAGCATGTCGTCCTTTACGGACCGCCTTCCGCTGGCCATATGCATGGCGACAAGCTCGGCCTGTGGATTGGTGCTTATGGATATCATTTGCTAGCAGCGGCAGGCGGATATCCGTTCACGTGGATGAATCCGAAATTTGATGCCTGGGAGACACATACGGCCGCTTGTTCCTTGGTAGTCGTTGACGGACACAATCAGCAACCTTCATATTCACGTCAGTTGGGTCACTATGAAGGTCGGCTGCTGCAAGGTGCAGGCATGGCAAATGAGGATGCAAATATCGGATCTCAGCTCGAACGTTGGTGCTGGGTCGTTAGTAGTCCAAACGGCGTGGATGCATATATTCTTGATGGATTCGGAGTTTCGGGAGGCAGAACGTTTGATTACAATACGATGGGTCTGGATATCGGCTTTGAGCAGGTAAGCTTCGAGGGTATTGAGGAACACGAATGGTTTCCGTTAAGCGGCACGCTAGCTGGTGAGCAGATCGCACTTTATTCAGAGCCTGGATACGGCTGGATGAAGGCGTTACGCAAAGCTAAAGTGCAAAAAACGGCTTCTTGGACATATCGGTATGCCACTGCAGGCCTGCGAATTCATGCTGTTGCTGCTGAGCAGCCCCGAGAAATCATTTGCTGTGAGGGTGAGCGGGGCGGACAGGAGCCGGGTAAATCGCGTTGGGTCCCTTTCGTGATATGGCGCGATGAGCACCCAGTGGCTGAGACAGTTGAGGCAAT
This window encodes:
- a CDS encoding polysaccharide deacetylase family protein codes for the protein MTRKIARIAILLDRRAAMRRWAYGLNVFDRWVGEMLAHAGLPFEWLDETRQVLEQGIDIVIAALPGEEQDDLDTLMRFAARGGIVISYGGLNGLARSLGFRRCGSIGPGYASMPFVHAEDRPLRFLAAEPWALRDDSPKTHQAFGELYLSPPSRQSVSQTPLATLLQIPVDRGRIERWSVRVADTLVGLQQGLSPLLEDGAPAADGTAGLDDGLLKAEDTITLDWQHDRVQTETGATYFAYPYADLWKESIIGHLLRSALSIGRTLPFIAYWPDGVGQVALISHDSDRNHDEDAITTLRELADCGVTSTWCMMKPGYSVSLYDGIQKAGHELALHFNANENEGGSWSEAAFQRQHEWFVRTVGNGAVVSNKNHFTRFEGWGELYRWCEACGLASDQTRGPSKRGTVGFLFGTCHPYFPIAWSDEQNRLYNVLEIGFLSQDLGSFTDFSVVVPLLRQVARVHGVAHFLFHQGRIHSDPAVRNSLHRFVLTAKEEGFDFWTGKAIVEWLQLRRSFTIIGRDANGDVLLRGDDSGTTVPRFVVWEPLDEGECKSIDDHLTELRFGVDCKRSSYIISGKGSVPGRS
- a CDS encoding heparinase II/III family protein; translated protein: MAEYRNFDYPVYLVPEREEEAEWSSPFVVADQQFRGSKAQLERSEHRIAFMAFTSGNEIRIKVRYETEGGEIAIQFDRGATKRKRHNMFEIKLLPDESVQYLEHRYEVEVLSLPPFIKVSRSTVGADPIAELVVPMEHLRIGSANERIVGFNVVRTLETQGTNNLSGTFISWSGVRGDRPASGIGTGNLLLTHGLNQDEIGHWASKAGEAGSLFFTRWEKRHIPQRIYDLMAIKRRGLTGRLNADDLQVSRANAEQTSWGQGIRSTVLEVADYWAAKSDDELFALVPDGNPRALSVGQFFGDPLHGGKRTAFELCLERPYHYYNPSTRTWWSNGMTLVNPTTGEELVLWDDGRGFVAPDGFPVPGARYMFTASYRLFLWSMLLGKPYCAVLTDTSVCPETTGDRFAAAIPNLAFAYQLTRQPIYAYKALLLIGRMAELIPYMNGNWGSGYYDTVQISEPTTTECHWLVNFFEAYDLLFDVIETQEPKLQAFFADKPDAERQRRSVPFSINKAIHEMVPYIVYSCEIERTRNADWSLRYLNLELLIASIFENSALMLEVLGSGPHSLLAKIRNLFFRDGRYIYDSFGYLAQIGEQVALLANNNYRFLNASYATSGIDMFEDPRYGIRSVIEFTVNTMCGQLNPMFGDTLADNAEPIDPSRAAGGIRYSPAYDIAFRRMPSLRKQLGALLANLSEQDLLTARIQSVERTNVKHALLLLATAPNQAELSAFSDDRGSGAGRVPRSYLAQDSQISVLRAGSDSRTCKHVVLYGPPSAGHMHGDKLGLWIGAYGYHLLAAAGGYPFTWMNPKFDAWETHTAACSLVVVDGHNQQPSYSRQLGHYEGRLLQGAGMANEDANIGSQLERWCWVVSSPNGVDAYILDGFGVSGGRTFDYNTMGLDIGFEQVSFEGIEEHEWFPLSGTLAGEQIALYSEPGYGWMKALRKAKVQKTASWTYRYATAGLRIHAVAAEQPREIICCEGERGGQEPGKSRWVPFVIWRDEHPVAETVEAIEANAGTEDVIHQAGFTTVYEPFEDSEHLAAVRALRRDPAPKAVDPATIGVEIVHCDGHRDIFIRASRREASVCFFDTDGQAYETDAEALLLRYRKGALLAAEAVGFTGITVPGLVCAQHESVLAGTVKAVELTSRRITIRLHEVLTIPPNELEGRVALLDSPDYGKPSTYTIREPQLIGTEFTFRSEIPLILMDTDANSPSKRRGLGIKSRVVFEGKEVFVDLKPGDTFRLPNRLIWDSREGVTY